The Agromyces mariniharenae genome includes a window with the following:
- a CDS encoding metal-dependent hydrolase produces the protein MTLPQRDTRVTYPGGALTARSRVLHVAPAHEGRLAVVTEATSFHPVDAAWPDQPADAGVIRANGVDLPVRDAVVAATDGTDLHLGDDIPVRKGTEGWAFLVAHLVDGDAAIAEGDEVEVEADAATRRALSTGHTACHLASLALNRVLADRWSKPAREDSLGSPDFDGAAIASSRILPDGSLDRYRLNKSLRRAGFDTASLAGELDDVRSAVAEQLERWIAAGAVVRVEAAGDGLTDRRTWVCELPEGTARIPCGGTHVASATELGSVMTSFAVVDDGGTPVLEMTNAVRPRH, from the coding sequence GTCACCTACCCCGGCGGGGCGCTCACCGCGAGGAGTCGCGTGCTGCACGTCGCCCCCGCGCACGAGGGCCGCCTCGCGGTCGTCACCGAGGCGACGAGCTTCCACCCGGTGGATGCCGCGTGGCCCGACCAGCCCGCCGACGCCGGCGTGATCCGCGCGAACGGCGTCGACCTCCCGGTGCGCGACGCCGTCGTCGCCGCCACCGACGGCACCGACCTCCACCTCGGCGACGACATCCCGGTCCGCAAGGGCACCGAGGGGTGGGCGTTCCTCGTCGCGCACCTCGTCGACGGCGACGCGGCGATCGCCGAGGGCGACGAGGTCGAGGTCGAGGCGGATGCCGCGACGCGACGCGCACTCTCGACCGGCCACACCGCCTGCCACCTCGCCTCGCTCGCGCTCAACCGCGTGCTGGCCGACCGGTGGTCGAAGCCCGCGCGCGAGGACTCGCTCGGCAGCCCCGACTTCGACGGCGCCGCCATCGCGTCGTCGCGCATCCTGCCCGACGGCTCGCTCGACCGCTACCGGCTCAACAAGTCGCTGCGGCGGGCGGGATTCGACACGGCGTCGCTCGCCGGCGAGCTCGACGACGTGCGCAGCGCCGTCGCCGAGCAGCTCGAGCGCTGGATCGCGGCGGGCGCCGTCGTGCGCGTCGAGGCGGCCGGCGACGGGCTCACCGACCGGCGCACTTGGGTGTGCGAACTGCCCGAGGGCACGGCGCGCATCCCCTGCGGCGGCACGCACGTCGCCTCCGCGACCGAGCTCGGATCGGTGATGACCTCGTTCGCCGTGGTCGACGACGGCGGCACGCCCGTGCTCGAGATGACGAACGCCGTCCGACCG